A section of the Solitalea canadensis DSM 3403 genome encodes:
- a CDS encoding DUF308 domain-containing protein, with the protein MRITIIFLVAFLFSACSRDIRFVRVNEQLPQRPPSLECISVKDLEATVIEKTIIEQEVAPQVDDELPIIHPEYQSKKTIRKVEMPDEYSQGSLTQIISAKKNQQLSVKQQEKLNKRINSLSEKYKAASPPPPQKAKTFTGASLMIVGAFLLVAGIFAIFGSPIGLWAILLGGALILIGGAILVSGSMGSRHRK; encoded by the coding sequence ATGCGGATAACCATCATCTTCCTTGTAGCATTTTTGTTTTCTGCATGTTCCCGTGACATCCGTTTTGTCCGGGTAAACGAACAGCTTCCCCAACGCCCTCCTTCATTGGAATGTATTTCTGTAAAAGATCTTGAAGCCACTGTGATTGAAAAGACTATTATTGAACAGGAAGTAGCTCCACAGGTAGATGATGAGTTACCGATCATTCATCCTGAATATCAGAGCAAAAAAACGATTAGGAAAGTAGAGATGCCGGATGAATATTCCCAAGGATCACTCACACAAATTATAAGCGCAAAAAAAAATCAGCAACTGAGTGTTAAGCAGCAGGAAAAGCTGAACAAACGAATAAATAGTTTGTCGGAAAAATATAAAGCAGCTTCTCCTCCACCTCCACAAAAGGCAAAAACTTTTACAGGGGCCTCATTAATGATAGTAGGTGCGTTCCTTTTAGTAGCCGGAATCTTTGCTATATTCGGTAGTCCGATCGGTTTATGGGCTATCTTACTGGGAGGCGCTTTGATCCTTATTGGAGGTGCAATTCTTGTCTCAGGATCAATGGGCTCCAGGCATCGAAAATGA